A section of the Capra hircus breed San Clemente chromosome 23, ASM170441v1, whole genome shotgun sequence genome encodes:
- the SAYSD1 gene encoding SAYSvFN domain-containing protein 1, producing MEQRLAEFRAARKRAGLVAEPSTSSQSTQTSGEKAEAATTPKAPSGWLKRFLAWKPRPPSAQAQPSFAQGAAGPGGLESQPPPSPAEATPPPRPPPPQPLTPRDRSLLTSITLLKVLLWLVLLGLFVELEFGLAYFVLSLFYWMYVGMRGPEEKTQGEKSAYSVFNPGCEAIQGSLTAEQLERELHLRPLPRR from the exons ATGGAGCAGCGGTTAGCTGAGTTCCGGGCGGCCCGGAAGCGAGCCGGGCTGGTGGCTGAACCCAGCACTTCGAGCCAGAGTACACAAACCTCGGGAGAGAAGGCAGAAGCAGCTACGACTCCAAAAGCACCCTCAGGCTGGCTAAAACGGTTTCTGGCGTGGAAACCGAGGCCACCGAGTGCCCAGGCCCAGCCCAGCTTCGCTCAG GGAGCAGCTGGGCCTGGGGGCCTCGAGTCACAGCCACCACCGAGTCCAGCCGAAGCCACACCACCGCCACGGCCCCCGCCGCCTCAGCCTCTGACCCCGCGGGACCGGTCTCTCCTCACCAGCATCACCTTGTTGAAGGTGCTCCTCTGGTTGGTCCTGCTGGGCCTGTTTGTGGAACTGGAATTTGGCCTGGCCTATTTTGTCCTGTCCCTGTTCTACTGGATGTATGTGGGGATGCGAGGCCCCGAGGAGAAGACGCAGGGAGAGAAAAGTGCCTACTCCGTGTTCAACCCGGGCTGCGAGGCaatccagggaagcctgaccgCCGAGCAGCTGGAGCGCGAGCTGCACCTGAGGCCTCTGCCGCGGAGATAG